One window from the genome of Spirosoma rhododendri encodes:
- a CDS encoding carbohydrate kinase family protein, with amino-acid sequence MSPLITCFGEVLWDVLPTSRQAGGAPMNVAADLRNFGVNAQIISRVGDDELGVEMVQFLSGKGIPTDLVQIGKTHLTGVAKANISDAHEVTYKIVQPVAWDYIQPDAELTEAVRNSDLFVFGSLAARSPLTRDTLMGLLSVARRTVFDVNLRAPHYERALIEDLLQQTDIAKLNEHELIELSEWYGYEPNLHRAMEQLRDRYQLETLCVTLGEAGAVMLDRDGFTTQPGFDIDVEDTIGSGDAFLAAFLFKTLQQEPPQHILEFACATGAYVATQRGATPAFTEETIQSMFLDRTEG; translated from the coding sequence ATGTCCCCACTCATCACCTGTTTCGGAGAAGTTCTCTGGGACGTCCTGCCTACCAGCCGACAGGCTGGCGGTGCCCCCATGAACGTAGCCGCTGACCTGCGTAATTTCGGCGTCAACGCGCAAATCATCAGCCGGGTCGGCGACGACGAGCTGGGTGTCGAGATGGTTCAGTTTCTGTCGGGGAAAGGCATACCGACCGATCTGGTTCAGATTGGCAAGACGCACCTGACGGGCGTTGCCAAAGCAAATATTTCAGACGCCCACGAGGTCACCTACAAGATCGTGCAGCCCGTTGCCTGGGATTACATTCAGCCGGACGCCGAGTTGACGGAGGCCGTTCGAAACAGCGATCTGTTTGTTTTTGGTAGTCTGGCCGCGCGTAGCCCGCTCACCCGCGACACGCTGATGGGGCTGCTGAGCGTGGCCCGGCGCACCGTCTTCGACGTGAATCTGCGCGCGCCCCACTACGAACGGGCGTTGATCGAAGACCTTCTTCAGCAAACTGATATTGCCAAGCTGAACGAACATGAATTGATCGAACTGTCGGAATGGTACGGCTACGAACCGAATCTGCACCGGGCGATGGAACAGCTGCGCGACCGGTATCAGCTCGAAACGCTGTGCGTGACGCTGGGCGAAGCCGGGGCGGTTATGCTCGATCGGGACGGTTTCACGACGCAGCCCGGCTTCGATATCGACGTGGAAGATACCATCGGTAGTGGCGACGCCTTTCTGGCGGCTTTCCTGTTCAAGACGTTGCAGCAGGAACCACCACAGCACATACTTGAATTTGCCTGCGCAACGGGTGCCTACGTGGCTACGCAACGCGGGGCTACCCCGGCATTCACCGAGGAAACAATCCAGTCGATGTTCCTGGACAGAACTGAGGGCTAG
- a CDS encoding OmpA family protein, producing the protein MADFVADTQIHGYSLGGRKGKGERRTKQDGLKQRWSAGLSLSFFFLLTTLFAHAQSPKAKELYVQSIKLFGERKAWEAIPFMEQAVKVDPSYGDAYLKLGQLYEFTKRFDPAIIAYRDAVKLQPDSPASGAAYQSLSMILMRLGRYTEAMPYLEKYQSLFAPKSVQHERVGRLIANARFGAEAVLHPQPVEPKPVSPVLNTTPSQYFPVLTADEQTLVFTALKPEGDEDLMVATFNGESWSPPVSLSPNINTPDNEGTATLSADGRTLVFTACQGRKGFGSCDLYMSRKTGSDWSAPENLGAVVNTRYYESQPSLTADGRRLYFVSDRPGGKGRRDIWRSDLNADGSWREPVNIGAPVNTVANEASPFIHANGQSLFFASEGHTGLGGYDLFIADSLTTGDSVRWSTPTNLGYPINTSEDQASLFVAANGRRAYYSYEEQKEGVSQKSRLYAFDLPETLRDHVKPVSYVKGIVADARTNKPLAATVELIDLKTNQLISRVQADAQTGQYTAILPSGGEYALYVSVPGYLFKSLSFDFTQKSKGTVGSGLSLSVPLEPAVAGATAKETLNNLFFETGRYDLADKSRTELDRLAQFLKSTPAVAVEISGHTDDRGDAAANLLLSKKRAQAVVTYLTQAGISPERIRAVGYGKTRPLAPNTTDDNRQLNRRIEWRVL; encoded by the coding sequence ATGGCAGATTTCGTTGCAGACACACAAATACATGGATATTCCCTAGGGGGAAGAAAGGGGAAAGGAGAACGAAGAACGAAACAGGACGGCCTGAAGCAACGCTGGTCGGCTGGTTTATCGCTGTCTTTCTTCTTTCTGCTCACCACTTTGTTCGCTCACGCTCAATCGCCCAAAGCCAAAGAACTGTACGTACAGTCGATCAAGCTGTTTGGCGAGCGCAAGGCATGGGAGGCAATCCCGTTTATGGAGCAGGCCGTTAAGGTCGACCCGTCGTATGGCGATGCTTACCTGAAACTGGGGCAGCTTTATGAGTTCACCAAACGCTTCGACCCGGCCATCATCGCCTACCGCGATGCCGTTAAACTCCAGCCCGACAGCCCGGCGTCGGGCGCGGCTTACCAGTCGCTGAGTATGATTCTGATGCGGCTGGGGCGCTACACCGAAGCGATGCCGTATCTGGAGAAATACCAGTCCCTGTTTGCGCCGAAGTCGGTGCAACACGAGCGCGTCGGGCGGTTGATTGCCAACGCCCGCTTCGGTGCGGAAGCCGTGCTGCATCCGCAGCCCGTCGAGCCGAAACCGGTGTCGCCGGTGCTCAATACCACGCCCTCGCAGTACTTCCCGGTCCTGACCGCCGACGAACAGACGCTGGTCTTTACCGCCCTCAAACCCGAAGGCGACGAAGATCTGATGGTGGCTACTTTCAACGGCGAAAGCTGGTCGCCCCCGGTGTCGCTGTCGCCCAACATCAACACCCCCGACAACGAAGGCACCGCCACGCTCTCTGCCGATGGGCGCACGCTGGTCTTCACCGCCTGTCAGGGCCGCAAAGGATTCGGTAGCTGCGATTTGTACATGAGCCGCAAAACCGGTTCCGACTGGTCGGCTCCCGAAAACCTGGGGGCGGTGGTCAACACGCGCTACTATGAGTCGCAGCCCTCGCTCACGGCCGATGGCCGGCGGCTGTATTTCGTCTCCGACCGGCCCGGCGGCAAAGGGCGTCGCGACATCTGGCGGTCGGATCTGAACGCCGATGGGAGCTGGCGCGAACCCGTCAATATCGGCGCGCCGGTCAACACGGTGGCCAACGAAGCGTCGCCGTTTATTCACGCCAACGGGCAGAGCCTGTTCTTCGCGTCGGAAGGTCATACGGGGCTGGGTGGCTACGACCTGTTTATCGCCGACAGCCTGACCACGGGCGATTCGGTACGGTGGTCGACACCAACGAATCTCGGCTACCCCATCAATACCTCGGAAGATCAGGCGTCGCTGTTTGTCGCGGCCAACGGTCGGCGGGCGTATTATTCGTACGAAGAGCAGAAAGAGGGCGTCTCGCAGAAGTCGCGGCTGTATGCCTTCGATTTGCCCGAAACCCTGCGCGACCACGTCAAGCCCGTCAGCTACGTGAAGGGCATCGTGGCCGACGCCCGGACCAATAAACCCCTGGCGGCAACGGTTGAACTGATCGACCTGAAAACCAACCAGCTCATCTCGCGGGTGCAGGCCGACGCACAGACCGGGCAGTACACGGCTATCCTGCCGAGCGGGGGCGAGTATGCGCTGTACGTGAGCGTCCCGGGCTACCTGTTCAAGAGCCTGTCGTTTGATTTTACGCAGAAAAGCAAGGGCACTGTTGGGTCGGGACTATCGCTATCCGTGCCGCTGGAACCGGCCGTGGCGGGGGCTACGGCGAAAGAAACGCTCAACAACCTGTTCTTCGAAACCGGCCGCTACGACCTCGCCGATAAGTCGCGCACCGAACTTGACCGGCTGGCACAGTTCCTGAAAAGTACCCCGGCTGTCGCGGTCGAAATTTCGGGTCATACCGACGATCGGGGCGATGCAGCCGCCAACCTGTTACTGTCGAAAAAGCGGGCGCAGGCGGTGGTTACGTACCTGACGCAGGCGGGTATAAGCCCCGAGCGAATCAGGGCCGTTGGCTACGGCAAGACCCGTCCGCTGGCGCCCAACACGACCGACGACAACCGGCAACTGAACCGCCGGATTGAGTGGCGGGTGCTGTAG
- the trxB gene encoding thioredoxin-disulfide reductase, giving the protein MNAEHVKCLIIGSGPAGYTAAIYAARANMKPVMYQGPQPGGQLTITTEVDNFPGYPEGVQGPQLMQDLEAQARRFGTDIRYGMVTKVDFSSHPHRVIVDDQHELTADAVIISTGASAKWLGLPSEMRLNGRGVSACAVCDGFFFRGQDVAIVGAGDTAAEEASYLANLCRKVYMLVRRDEMRASRFMQQRVRTAPNIEILYNTETEEILGDDEVTGVRVKNVVTGETSELDVTGFFVAIGHKPNTDIFQDYLELDEHGYIQTEKGSTRTRVNGVFACGDAQDNVYRQAITAAGTGCMAALDAERYLVTLEMKEQALV; this is encoded by the coding sequence ATGAATGCTGAACATGTAAAGTGCCTGATTATCGGCTCCGGCCCGGCGGGCTACACCGCTGCGATCTACGCGGCACGCGCCAATATGAAACCGGTGATGTATCAGGGACCCCAGCCCGGTGGTCAGCTTACGATCACCACCGAAGTCGATAATTTCCCCGGCTACCCCGAAGGCGTTCAGGGCCCGCAGCTGATGCAGGACCTCGAAGCACAGGCCCGCCGGTTTGGCACCGACATTCGGTACGGCATGGTTACGAAAGTTGACTTTTCCAGCCATCCCCACCGCGTCATCGTCGACGATCAGCACGAGCTGACCGCCGATGCCGTAATTATCTCGACGGGTGCGTCGGCCAAGTGGTTGGGTCTGCCGTCGGAAATGCGGCTCAACGGCCGGGGTGTTTCGGCCTGTGCTGTCTGCGACGGGTTTTTCTTCCGGGGGCAGGACGTTGCCATCGTCGGTGCGGGCGATACCGCTGCCGAAGAAGCCAGCTACCTCGCCAACCTGTGCCGCAAGGTATACATGCTGGTTCGGCGCGACGAGATGCGGGCGTCACGGTTCATGCAGCAGCGCGTCCGGACGGCACCCAACATCGAAATTCTGTACAATACCGAAACTGAAGAAATTCTGGGCGATGACGAGGTGACGGGCGTCCGCGTGAAAAACGTGGTGACAGGCGAAACCAGCGAACTCGACGTAACGGGCTTTTTCGTGGCCATCGGTCACAAGCCCAACACCGATATTTTTCAGGACTATCTTGAGCTGGATGAGCACGGCTACATCCAGACCGAGAAAGGAAGCACCCGTACGCGTGTCAACGGCGTTTTTGCCTGTGGCGACGCGCAGGACAACGTCTATCGGCAGGCCATCACGGCAGCCGGAACGGGCTGTATGGCCGCGCTGGATGCCGAACGGTATCTGGTCACGCTGGAAATGAAAGAGCAGGCGCTCGTATAA
- a CDS encoding peptidoglycan DD-metalloendopeptidase family protein: protein MRTLAFRWLLVTTCLSLVITAQAQERGRFKKNLTITPKTKTNQNQPVFDQPVKADDIYDQETTQLRFNNQFEPKKELNPVVSEDTSQIDQGETSVVEIIDSALIGNEWVKIADYYAVWDSRTIDPYNIDPLEFNEAIDIKLYDPAANRYWSAPLNEGKLTSNFGYRWGRWHTGSDLDLETGDPVYSAFDGVVRVVGWNGDGYGRYVLVRHYNGLETLYGHLSKQTVEQGQMIKAGDQIGLGGNTGRSYGSHLHFETRYEGNPFSPLTIFSFPANTLNSDHFLLTSSVWDYLRGGRSSESGGSRVRIKRTAIHRVRSGETLSSIASRYGLSVSSLSRKNGLSARSRVRPGQRLRVN from the coding sequence ATGAGAACACTGGCTTTCCGATGGCTTCTTGTTACGACCTGCCTAAGCCTGGTCATTACGGCACAGGCACAGGAGCGTGGGCGTTTCAAGAAAAACCTGACTATCACGCCGAAGACCAAAACAAACCAGAATCAGCCCGTTTTCGATCAGCCAGTAAAGGCCGACGATATCTACGATCAGGAAACAACCCAGCTGCGATTCAACAATCAGTTTGAACCGAAAAAAGAACTGAACCCGGTTGTCAGCGAAGATACCAGCCAGATCGATCAGGGCGAAACCAGCGTAGTCGAGATCATCGATTCAGCTCTTATCGGCAACGAATGGGTGAAAATTGCTGACTATTACGCCGTGTGGGACTCGCGCACCATCGATCCGTACAACATCGACCCCCTGGAGTTTAATGAAGCCATCGACATTAAACTGTACGATCCAGCGGCCAACCGCTACTGGTCGGCCCCGCTCAACGAAGGGAAGCTGACGTCGAATTTTGGGTACCGCTGGGGCCGGTGGCATACGGGCTCCGATCTCGACCTGGAAACCGGCGACCCGGTTTACTCCGCCTTCGACGGTGTGGTACGGGTGGTGGGCTGGAACGGAGACGGGTACGGTCGGTACGTGCTGGTCCGGCATTACAACGGGCTGGAGACGCTCTACGGTCACCTGTCGAAGCAGACCGTCGAACAGGGGCAGATGATCAAAGCAGGTGACCAGATCGGATTGGGGGGGAATACGGGTCGTAGCTACGGTTCGCACCTTCACTTTGAAACCCGCTACGAAGGCAACCCCTTTAGCCCGCTGACGATTTTCTCGTTCCCGGCCAATACGCTCAACTCCGATCACTTCCTGCTGACCAGTTCGGTCTGGGATTATCTGCGCGGTGGCCGGTCGTCGGAGTCGGGTGGTAGCCGGGTTCGGATCAAACGGACGGCCATTCACCGGGTTCGCTCGGGCGAAACGCTGAGTTCCATTGCCAGTCGGTACGGGTTATCGGTATCGTCACTGAGCCGGAAAAACGGCCTCTCGGCCCGGTCCCGCGTTCGGCCGGGGCAACGGCTTCGGGTTAATTAA
- a CDS encoding 7-carboxy-7-deazaguanine synthase QueE: MLTEQQQQTIETTTLPVMEAFYTVQGEGAHTGRAAYFIRLGGCDVGCHWCDVKESWDASLHPQLSIDHIVAGAMQHPGRMAVITGGEPLMHDLTTLTNALQTAGFKTNIETSGVCAAVTGSWDWICFSPKKFKKPNPAIYERADELKVIIYNASDFAFAESFVPHLRPDCKLFLQTEWSRSNEMLPRIVEYVKNNPQWQISLQTHKYMDIP, encoded by the coding sequence ATGCTTACTGAACAGCAACAACAAACTATTGAAACAACGACGCTGCCGGTGATGGAGGCTTTCTACACCGTGCAGGGGGAAGGTGCCCACACGGGCCGGGCGGCTTACTTTATCCGGCTGGGCGGCTGCGACGTGGGCTGCCACTGGTGCGACGTTAAAGAATCGTGGGATGCCAGCCTGCACCCGCAGCTGAGTATCGATCACATCGTGGCCGGGGCGATGCAACACCCCGGACGGATGGCCGTCATCACCGGGGGCGAACCGCTCATGCACGACCTGACCACGCTGACCAACGCCCTGCAAACGGCGGGGTTCAAAACGAACATCGAAACGTCGGGCGTCTGCGCGGCTGTAACTGGCTCGTGGGACTGGATCTGCTTCTCGCCCAAGAAGTTCAAAAAGCCCAATCCGGCCATTTATGAGCGGGCCGACGAGCTGAAAGTCATCATTTATAACGCGTCGGATTTCGCGTTTGCCGAGTCGTTCGTACCCCACCTGCGGCCCGACTGCAAACTCTTTTTGCAAACCGAGTGGAGTCGTTCCAATGAAATGCTGCCTCGTATCGTTGAATACGTAAAAAATAATCCGCAATGGCAGATTTCGTTGCAGACACACAAATACATGGATATTCCCTAG